A genomic segment from Tachysurus fulvidraco isolate hzauxx_2018 chromosome 21, HZAU_PFXX_2.0, whole genome shotgun sequence encodes:
- the LOC125139824 gene encoding calcyphosin-like protein isoform X2 has translation MAGTSRHDREMAINAKKQLTECTDPLERLRLQCLTRGSSGIKGLSRAFRIMDDDKSRTLDLKEFMKGLNDYGVLIEKDEAIALFQQFDRDGSGQIDFDEFLLVLRPPMSNARKEVVMQAFRKLDKTGDGVITIEDLQGVYNVKHHPKYQNGEWTEEQIFPKFLDNFDSSDDKDGKVTKEEFFNYYSGVSASIDSDVYFILMMKTAWKL, from the exons ATGGCAGGAACTTCTCGGCATGACCGGGAGATGGCAATAAACGCTAAAAAGCAGCTTACTGAGTGCACGGACCCATTGGAGCGGCTGCGGCTGCAGTGTCTGACGCGTGGATCATCGGGGATTAAAGGCCTCAGCAG agcTTTTCGCATTATGGATGACGACAAGAGCCGAACACTGGACCTGAAGGAGTTCATGAAGGGGCTGAACGACTACGGCGTTCTCATAGAGAAAGATGAGGCCATTGCactttttcagcaatttgaCAGGGATGGAAGTGGACAGATTGACTTTGATGAGTTTCTCCTCGTTCTCAGG CCACCAATGTCCAACGCGAGGAAGGAGGTGGTCATGCAGGCTTTCAGAAAGCTGGACAAGACTGGTGATGGCGTGATCACCATTGAAGATCTGCAAGGAGTGTATAATGTGAAACATCACCCTAAATATCAGAACGGGGAATGGACTGAGGAGCAGATCTTCCCCAAATTCTTGGACAACTTTGATTCCTCGGATGATAAGGATGGCAAG GTTACAAAAGAGGAGTTTTTCAACTATTACAGTGGAGTGAGTGCGTCCATCGACAGCGATGTCTACTTTATTCTGATGATGAAGACGGCATGGAAGCTATAA
- the LOC125139824 gene encoding calcyphosin-like protein isoform X1 — protein sequence MAGTSRHDREMAINAKKQLTECTDPLERLRLQCLTRGSSGIKGLSRAFRIMDDDKSRTLDLKEFMKGLNDYGVLIEKDEAIALFQQFDRDGSGQIDFDEFLLVLRPPMSNARKEVVMQAFRKLDKTGDGVITIEDLQGVYNVKHHPKYQNGEWTEEQIFPKFLDNFDSSDDKDGKVTKEEFLNYYAGVSASIDTDIYFIVMMKNAWKL from the exons ATGGCAGGAACTTCTCGGCATGACCGGGAGATGGCAATAAACGCTAAAAAGCAGCTTACTGAGTGCACGGACCCATTGGAGCGGCTGCGGCTGCAGTGTCTGACGCGTGGATCATCGGGGATTAAAGGCCTCAGCAG agcTTTTCGCATTATGGATGACGACAAGAGCCGAACACTGGACCTGAAGGAGTTCATGAAGGGGCTGAACGACTACGGCGTTCTCATAGAGAAAGATGAGGCCATTGCactttttcagcaatttgaCAGGGATGGAAGTGGACAGATTGACTTTGATGAGTTTCTCCTCGTTCTCAGG CCACCAATGTCCAACGCGAGGAAGGAGGTGGTCATGCAGGCTTTCAGAAAGCTGGACAAGACTGGTGATGGCGTGATCACCATTGAAGATCTGCAAGGAGTGTATAATGTGAAACATCACCCTAAATATCAGAACGGGGAATGGACTGAGGAGCAGATCTTCCCCAAATTCTTGGACAACTTTGATTCCTCGGATGATAAGGATGGCAAG GTCACTAAAGAGGAGTTTTTAAATTACTACGCTGGTGTGAGTGCCTCTATTGACACTGACATCTACTTTATTGTGATGATGAAAAATGCCTGGAAACTTTAA